The nucleotide sequence CCGTCGTCGCGGGCCCGGTCGAACGGCTCGGCACCCGGCTGATCGTGTGGCCGGACCGGGTCGAGGGCGGTACCGGCTCGGACCGGATCGACGACGCCGTCCGGGACGACGTCCGCGGGCTGCTCGACTCCGGCCGTAACGCCACCCTCACCTACGGCGTCAACGGCGAGCGTCGCGGCGAGGGCCTGCAGGTCTTCGTCGAGTCGTTCGCCCCGCCACCGCGGATGATCGTGTTCGGCGCGATCGACTTCGCCGCGGCGGTGGCCAGGATGGGCTCGTTCCTGGGGTTCCGGGTGACCGTCTGCGACGCCCGTCCGGTGTTCGCGACGGCGAGCCGGTTCCCCGGCGCGAACGAGGTCGTCGTCGAGTGGCCGCACCGCTACCTGCAGGCGGAGGCCGACGCGGGACGGATCGACCAGCGCACCGCGCTGTGCGTGCTCACCCACGATCCGAAGTTCGACGTGCCGCTGCTGGAGGTCGCGCTGCGGCTGCCCGCGGTCGGCTACATCGGGGCGATGGGCTCGCGGCGCACCCACGACGACCGGATCGAGCGGCTGCAGGAGCGGGGCGTCACCGACGCCGAGATCGCCCGGATGTCGTCGCCGATCGGACTCGACCTGGGGGCCAGGACGCCCGAGGAGACGGCCGTGTCGATCGCCGCCGAGATGATCGCGCAGCACTGGGGCGGAGCCGGGATTCCGCTGGCGGAGCGGGAGGGACCGATCCACGCGTCCTGATCCGCCCCTGCTTTCGGACAGGGCGTTGTACTCCCCCGACCTGCGGATCTCCCTGTACCGTGGGCCGTACGCTCGAAGCGGGAGGAGGGCAGCGTGGTCCTCACCGGTACATCCGGAAGCGCCGCGCGGGACACCGTCCTGGTGTTGGACGGCGGTCCGGCGCATCCCGGTTCCGACGGCGGCTACACGGTCCGCTCGCCGGAGTGTCCGCGCGAGGCGCGTCCGCGGCTGTCGAAGTTCCACGCCCCGGAGATCGTCTTCGGGCCCGACTCGCTGCCCGAGTCGGCACATGCGGCCGTCCGGCTGGGTGCCCGCCGGCCGTTCGTGGTCACCGACCCGGGCGTCACCGAGGCGGGCTGGCCGGCCGAGCTGCTGCGCTACCTGCGCTCCGCCGGGCTGCAGCCGCAGCTGTGGAACGACATCACCCCGAACCCCAAGGACCACGAGATCCAGGCCGGGTTCGAGCGGTATCAGAGCTCCGGCTGCGACGTCGTCGTCGGTATCGGTGGCGGCTCGGTGATCGACGCGGCGAAGGGCGTCGCGCTGCTCGCCGCGAACGGCGGCACGATCCTGGACTACGAGGGCATCGACCGGATCTCCAACCCGATCCCGCCGCTGGTGATGGTGCCCTCGACCTCGGGGACCGGGGCCGACGTCTCGCAGTTCTGCATCATCACCGACACCGAACGGCTCACCAAGATCACCATCATGGGGCGGGCGCTGGTCCCGGACGTCTCGGTGATCGACCCGCGGCTGCTGGTGACGATGCCGGACTGGCTCAACGCCGCCACCGGGCTGGACGCGCTGACCCACGGCATCGAGGCGTTCGTGTCGCTGGCGCACGGCCCGCTGACCGACACGCACGCACTGCACGCGGTCGCGCTGGTGCACGCCAACCTGCCGACCACGATGATCCGCCGCCACGACGACGGCCCGCGCACCGCGATGGCCCAGGCCGCGCTCGAGGCCGGTCTCGCCTTCACCAACGCGATCCTCGGCGCCACGCACGCGATGAGCCATCAGGTCGGCGGCATGCTGGATCTGCCACACGGACTGATCAACGGGGTGCTGCTACCACACGTGATCCGGTTCAACGGGGCCCAGGAGCCCACCCGGTTCGTGCCGATCGCGCAGGCCATGGGGCTGCCGGCCCGCCCGGGGATACCCGGTGACGAGGCCGTCGACATGGTCGCCACCGAGGTCCGCAAGCTCGCCGACGAGGTGGGCGTGCCGACCGGGCTGGGCGCGATCGGGGTCCGGGAGGCGGACGTGCCGCGGCTGGCCCGGCTCACCCTCGGCGACGCCTGCCTGACCACCAACCCGCGCACGGCGACCGTCGCCCAGATCGAGGACCTGTTCCGGGAGGCCTTGTAGTGCTGCCCGCCATGTCCCCCGCCCGATGACCGCCGCGGCACGTTTCCCGAGCCGCCGGACCCCCTCGCCCCATGCGGATCGGAGCGCGGGGCCCCGGCCGCGGCCCGATCTCGACGCGCTCACCGGGCTCCGCTCGGGCAAACCGTCGTTCTACTCGGAGTACCGGGTCAACGCCGAACGGCTGCGGCGGGTGATCGGCTCGCTGGACCGGATCTCTGCCGCGCTGGTGCGCACGATGGAGGGTTCCGAGGCGCTGGTCCGCGCCGTCGCCGACGCCGCAGCGGACCACCTGTCGGCGGACTGGGTCGTGCTCGCGCTGGTCGACGGCGAACTGACCGACGCCGTGCCCCGGCACGTGGTGATCGGGCCGGACGGAGTCGAGTGGGCCGACCTGCGGATGGTGCCGGACCGGGTGCGCAGGCACATCGCGCTGCTGCAGGGCGGGACCGGCGCCGAGGACGACTCCGGCCGGCGGCACCTGCACGTCCCGATCCGGTTGAACGGCCGCACCGTCGGCGGGTTCGTCGCCTGGACCCCGCCGGACCGGGAGATCGACGACACCGACCACTCGGTGCTGCGCATCCTGGCCGGCCAGACCGCGTCGGCACTGCAGAACTGCGCACTGCTGGACCGGGCGGAGCGGCTGCACGCCCGCACCGCGGCGCAGGCCGAGGACCTGCGCACCCGCAACGACGAGCTGATGCGTACCCAGCAGGCGCTCGGGGCGGCCCGCCAGCGCGAGGTGCTCGACAACGAGCGGCACCGGATCGCCCGCGAGCTGCACGACAGCGTCACCCAGTACGCGCTGTCCGCCGGCATGCACATCGAGCTCTGCCGCAGCGAGATCGACGATCCCCGCCTGCTGGAGCACCTGAGCACCGCCAAGGACCTGACCCGCCGTGCGGTGGAGCAGCTCCGCTCGGCGATCTACGCCCTCAACGACGACGACCACGCCGACAAGGACCTGCCCTCGATGCTGCGGCAGCTGTCCACCGTGCACATGCCCGACGAGCTGCGGGTCGAGGTCACGATCGGCGGCACCCCGACGGCGCTGCCGCACGAGCACGAGCAGTCGCTGTTCCGGATCGCCGGCGAGGCGCTGTTCAACACCGCGATGCACGCGTCGGCGTCCCGGGCGGTGGTCCGGCTGGCCTACCAGCCCGACCGGGTGCGGCTCTCGATCTCCGACGACGGCGGGGCGTCGCCCGACCAGATCCGCCGCACGCTGCGCGCGGCGTCGGTCCGCGGCCCGTCGGGCGAGCACCGCGGTCTGGTCAACATGGACGCGCGGGCCCGGGAGATGGGTGGCACGCTGCGGTTCCGCCGGTCCCGGATCGGCGGGTTGCAGGTGCAGGTGGACGTCCCGTCCGGGGCGGCCGGGAGGGAGATCCCGTGAGCACCACGGACGTACGGGGTGGTGGGACGGCCCGCCGGGAGCGACCGGCTGTCCGGCCGATCCGGATCGTGTTGGTGGACGACCACTCGATCATGCGGCAGGGCCTGCGGGCCGTGCTGGAACGCGAGGAGGACCTGCGGGTGGTCGGCGAGGCGGGCAGCGCCGCCGAGGCCATCGCCGCCGTCGCCGCGAGCCGCCCGCAGGTGGTGCTGCTGGACCTCAAACTGGCCTCGGGCCCGCAGACCGACGGGCTGGAGGTCTGCCGCAAGCTGTGCGCCGACCACCCCGGGATCGGGGTGCTCGTGCTGACCACGTTCGCCGAGGACCGGCTCGTCGTCGAGTCGGTGCAGGCCGGGGCGCGCGGCTATGTGGTCAAGGACGTCGACACCACCGAGCTCGTCCGGGCGATCCGGGCGGTCTCCCGCGGGGAGAGCGCGTTCGACGCCCGCTCGGCCTCGGCGATGGTGCGGTCGCTGTCCGGTGGGATGCCGGACCGGGAACGGCTCACCGACCGGGAGCTGGACGTACTGCGGCTGCTGGCCCGTGGGCTGTCCAACCGCGCGATCGGCACCGAGTTGTTCATCTCCGAGACCACGGTCAAGTTTCACGTGGGGAACCTGATGCGCAAGCTCATGGTGTCCCGCCGAGCCGAGGCGGTCTACGCCGCCACCAAGCTGGGACTGCTGTAGCCCGACGCGTTCCGCGGAACGCGGCTGGTGCTCTCCAGCGCGTTCCGGTGCAGTACGCGGACCCCGGCCCGGTGCGTGCCGCGGAACGCAGCCCGAGGCGTTCACGTGCGTTCCGCGGAACGCGGCCGGCCCTGCCCCTGCCCCTGCCCCTGCCCCTGCGGCGGTGAGGTGCGATCGGGCCGTGAGTGGAGATCATCAGTTCTGACGATCTCCTCCGGCGCTCCCGCGCTCCGGGATGACGCTGCGCTCGCCGGAACCGGTAGTCACGCGGTGAAGGTCTCCCCCCGTCTCCTCACCTCTGCCCGTTCGGCACCGACGATCACCGGATATGGCGCGGCGCCACCGCCGGCAGTCGAGGAGATGCCGCCGAACGTGGCCACAGCAAACGTGGCTGTAACAGATGTGGCCGCAGCGGACATGGCCGCGGCGGCACCTCGATTCGGCCGGGCGAGATCGTGACGACCGGGTCCGACCCGATGCGGCTGGCCGGGCCGCCGGGCGGATTCACCTCGGCGATGTCGTTCACCAGCTCACAGGTGCCGGTCGAGCGGACGCCACCGGAGCGGTCGCTGTGAACAACGCCCGCCGGCGTCTCCGCGACGACGACTACTGGCGTGCCCACCGCCACCAGCCGTGGCTCGTCCTCGGTGGGTTCCTGCTGCTGATATCGGTCCTCGCCGCGATCACCGGCCAGGACGAGGAGACCCTGGCCGGAACGGGTGGACGCACAGCAGCCGGCGCGACAGGGGGCTCGACGGAACCGGCGCTCTCCCGGGCAGGGATTGCGCCGGAGCTGTCGAGCCCGGTATCGGCGGAGACCACCGGGGCGGACCTTCCTGGGACGGTGACCGGTCAGCGGCGCGTGTCGCAGATCATCGACGGCGACACGATCGTCCTCGCTGCCGGCGACCGGGTCCGGGTGCTGGGCATCGATTCCTGCGAATCGGGCACGTCCGGCGGCCTCGCCGCAACCATCGCCGCGCGCGATGCCCTGCGTGGAAAGACCGTGACGCTACGGGCCGAGCCGGGCGTCGACCGCGATCGTCACGACCGCCTGCTGCGCTATGTGGAAGCTCCCGGAGTAGGAGACTTCGGCAGGTACATGGTCTCCCATGGCACCCATACCGGCGTCTACGACGGCCGGAACGATGCCGCCTCGACCTACCTCGCATCCCTGCGCGCGCTGGGCGCGGAGAGAAGCTGCGGCGCAGAGCTGAGCACACGACAGCAACCCGCGGCCCGGGCACCGGCACCGGTGGATGCTCCCGCACCCGCGCCGCCCCGAACCGCATCACCTCCGGCCGCGCCCGCCCCGGCGAGGGCTCCCGCCGGCGAGGCGTTCAAGAACTGCGCCGCCGCCCGCGCAGCCGGCGCCGCCCCCGTCCATCGCGGACAACCCGGATACGGCCCGCACCTGGACCGGGACAACGACGGGATCGGCTGTGAGTGGTCCTAGCCGGACAGCGACATGCCCGGCGCACGATGGTGGCACCCCTCGCTCGAGGAAGGACGGCACCGCGCACGAGACGGTCCAGGGCAGCGTGGCCGGGCCGAGCGAGATCCGGGAGTCCAGCGAGCGACCAGCGCACGGGCTCGGCAATGCAGTTCGGCTCCGGGGCCGCCGCCACAGCCACGGCCACCCGGGAAACCTGATGCGCGAGCTCCTGGTGTCCCACCGTGCCGAGGCGGGTCTCGTGGCCACCGGGCCAGGGCGGCTGTAGCCCGGCGCCATCGGTCGGAACGCGACCCGGTGCGTTCCGGTGTGCTCCGCAGAGACCTGACCCGGTGCGTTCCGATGCGTTCCGCGCAACGCAGCCCGAGGCGTTCCAGTGCCCTCCGCGGAACGCGGCCGGCGCGTTCCGCGGAACGCGAAACCGGAGTCGGCGGCCGCTCGTTGTCGGACCCCTGGTGCACTCTTGTGCGAACACACGTTCGACGACGGACGTCCCGACGCAGGGGGAACCGATGAGCACCGACCACGGCACAGGGCCCGATCCGCTGCTACCGCCGAAGCCGCTGCCCGAGCTGGAGTCGGAGCTCCTGGGGCTGGCCGGGCACATCGCGGCGGCGGAGTGCCGGTTCCTGCAGCTCCTGGCCGAGTTCGACCGCCGCGACGGCTGGGGCGGCGTCGGCGTGCGTTCCTGCGCCCACTGGCTCTCCTGGCGGGCGGGAATGAGCATGCGGACGGCGACGGAGCACCTGCGTATCGCCCACGCCCTGGAGAACCTCCCGCGGATCCGGGCCGAGTTCGCGGCCGGGCGGATCTCCTACTCGAAGGTCCGGGCGATCACCCGGGTGACCGGCTCCGACACCGCGGCGCTGGCCCGCATCGCCGACCGGATCACCACACCGGGAGCGGCCGGATCCGAGGCCCCCGGATCCCGGGCAGCCGCTCCCGGCGGCGGCACCCCGCAGGCGGGCGGCCAGGTCGTGCCCGGTGGCTCCGACGAGGGCACCGCAGGCGCCCCGTCCGTCGACACGGACGACGACGCCCCCCATGCCGGACCCGGCCGGGCTGTCGATCCCGCTGCCCATCCCGCCGTCGAGCCTGCCCTCGGCCACACCACCGGCACCGCTCCCGAGCCCGGCCTCGATCCCACCGGCGACGGCCCCCACCCGGCTCTCGACCCGGATGCCGAGTCCGACCCGGACCTCGACGTCAGCACCGGCACCGGCACCGGCACCGGCACCACGACAGCACCGGCCGGCGTCTCCGTCGCCGATCCCGACGTCGCGGAACAGATCCTGCTGAACCTCGCCCGCTCCGGCACCGCGAGCCACGTCGAGACGGTCGTCCGGGCGGTCCGCCGCCGCGCGACCCCGCCCACGGTCACCGCCGCCCGCCGCACCCTGAGCTGGTACCACGACACCGACGGGTCCCTGGTCGTCCGCGGCCGGTTCACCCCCGAGGACGGCGCGGAGCTCGTCGCCGCCCTCACCGCCCTGGTCCCGGCGCCCATCCCGGTCGGGCAGGACCCCGAACAGGCCCCCGGCCCGGCCGCCGCCCCGGACGGGGCCCGGCGGGCCGACGCACTGCTGGAGCTCGTCCGCAGGCAGGGCACGGACGCACCCGTGGTCGCCCGTGGCGAGGCCCGGGTCGTCGTGCACATCGACGC is from Pseudonocardia autotrophica and encodes:
- a CDS encoding XdhC family protein produces the protein MRDVIDQLEGWWRKGEPAALATVVGTFRSAPRQPGASMLVGPGGEAVGSVSGGCVEGAVYELGQQVLAEDRPVLQRYGVSDDDAFAVGLTCGGILDIFVEKVTPQTYDQLGRISEAIRAEEPVAVATVVAGPVERLGTRLIVWPDRVEGGTGSDRIDDAVRDDVRGLLDSGRNATLTYGVNGERRGEGLQVFVESFAPPPRMIVFGAIDFAAAVARMGSFLGFRVTVCDARPVFATASRFPGANEVVVEWPHRYLQAEADAGRIDQRTALCVLTHDPKFDVPLLEVALRLPAVGYIGAMGSRRTHDDRIERLQERGVTDAEIARMSSPIGLDLGARTPEETAVSIAAEMIAQHWGGAGIPLAEREGPIHAS
- a CDS encoding iron-containing alcohol dehydrogenase — its product is MVLTGTSGSAARDTVLVLDGGPAHPGSDGGYTVRSPECPREARPRLSKFHAPEIVFGPDSLPESAHAAVRLGARRPFVVTDPGVTEAGWPAELLRYLRSAGLQPQLWNDITPNPKDHEIQAGFERYQSSGCDVVVGIGGGSVIDAAKGVALLAANGGTILDYEGIDRISNPIPPLVMVPSTSGTGADVSQFCIITDTERLTKITIMGRALVPDVSVIDPRLLVTMPDWLNAATGLDALTHGIEAFVSLAHGPLTDTHALHAVALVHANLPTTMIRRHDDGPRTAMAQAALEAGLAFTNAILGATHAMSHQVGGMLDLPHGLINGVLLPHVIRFNGAQEPTRFVPIAQAMGLPARPGIPGDEAVDMVATEVRKLADEVGVPTGLGAIGVREADVPRLARLTLGDACLTTNPRTATVAQIEDLFREAL
- a CDS encoding MadS family sensor histidine kinase, whose protein sequence is MTAAARFPSRRTPSPHADRSAGPRPRPDLDALTGLRSGKPSFYSEYRVNAERLRRVIGSLDRISAALVRTMEGSEALVRAVADAAADHLSADWVVLALVDGELTDAVPRHVVIGPDGVEWADLRMVPDRVRRHIALLQGGTGAEDDSGRRHLHVPIRLNGRTVGGFVAWTPPDREIDDTDHSVLRILAGQTASALQNCALLDRAERLHARTAAQAEDLRTRNDELMRTQQALGAARQREVLDNERHRIARELHDSVTQYALSAGMHIELCRSEIDDPRLLEHLSTAKDLTRRAVEQLRSAIYALNDDDHADKDLPSMLRQLSTVHMPDELRVEVTIGGTPTALPHEHEQSLFRIAGEALFNTAMHASASRAVVRLAYQPDRVRLSISDDGGASPDQIRRTLRAASVRGPSGEHRGLVNMDARAREMGGTLRFRRSRIGGLQVQVDVPSGAAGREIP
- a CDS encoding MadR family response regulator transcription factor, which codes for MRQGLRAVLEREEDLRVVGEAGSAAEAIAAVAASRPQVVLLDLKLASGPQTDGLEVCRKLCADHPGIGVLVLTTFAEDRLVVESVQAGARGYVVKDVDTTELVRAIRAVSRGESAFDARSASAMVRSLSGGMPDRERLTDRELDVLRLLARGLSNRAIGTELFISETTVKFHVGNLMRKLMVSRRAEAVYAATKLGLL
- a CDS encoding excalibur calcium-binding domain-containing protein gives rise to the protein MWPQRTWPRRHLDSAGRDRDDRVRPDAAGRAAGRIHLGDVVHQLTGAGRADATGAVAVNNARRRLRDDDYWRAHRHQPWLVLGGFLLLISVLAAITGQDEETLAGTGGRTAAGATGGSTEPALSRAGIAPELSSPVSAETTGADLPGTVTGQRRVSQIIDGDTIVLAAGDRVRVLGIDSCESGTSGGLAATIAARDALRGKTVTLRAEPGVDRDRHDRLLRYVEAPGVGDFGRYMVSHGTHTGVYDGRNDAASTYLASLRALGAERSCGAELSTRQQPAARAPAPVDAPAPAPPRTASPPAAPAPARAPAGEAFKNCAAARAAGAAPVHRGQPGYGPHLDRDNDGIGCEWS
- a CDS encoding DUF222 domain-containing protein translates to MSTDHGTGPDPLLPPKPLPELESELLGLAGHIAAAECRFLQLLAEFDRRDGWGGVGVRSCAHWLSWRAGMSMRTATEHLRIAHALENLPRIRAEFAAGRISYSKVRAITRVTGSDTAALARIADRITTPGAAGSEAPGSRAAAPGGGTPQAGGQVVPGGSDEGTAGAPSVDTDDDAPHAGPGRAVDPAAHPAVEPALGHTTGTAPEPGLDPTGDGPHPALDPDAESDPDLDVSTGTGTGTGTTTAPAGVSVADPDVAEQILLNLARSGTASHVETVVRAVRRRATPPTVTAARRTLSWYHDTDGSLVVRGRFTPEDGAELVAALTALVPAPIPVGQDPEQAPGPAAAPDGARRADALLELVRRQGTDAPVVARGEARVVVHIDASTGTARLADGPEIPGPTAERLACDARSRALLDDRSRNRLYLGRSRRLASPAQIAALTARDCADGGGCRFPACGSTRYLHAHHVQHWLRGGNTDIDNLVLLCGFHHRLVHDHGYLIRYTDGRWEFRRPDGVPVTGAGAPLSGDQKVLVDRNTSAGLGIDGRTLTPDWYGDRLDPGLFLDALLPPVVPAAAA